GACAACACTCTCAGGGAGGGATTGCCATGCTGCTTGCAGAAGCTGCCGCGCAAGAACCGTCTAAATTTCATACCTTCGATGCGTTTATGATTGTATTCACGATCCTGATACTTATCGGTGTGGTCCGGCTGCTTAGAGCTCCGCAGAAGAACAAATTTGCCATCGGTTTTGCAGTGGTAAGCCTGCTGGTTTTTGTGGTATCCGATTATGCAATGATTATGAACTGGTTCAGCTAGAGTAAGGCACACATAACCTCAGAGGCAAGCTCATCTTAAAGACACCTTTACCGCCAGCGGCGATCCTAAAGGCGTCTTTTTTTAAAGATAAGAATTTATATGCTTCCAGCGCAGGAAAGAAGGGGAGAGCCATGGGAATGGGGAGGAGCGGGACAGCCCGGGGCAGGGTGGTACTGCTGGGCACGATGCTATGGGTATTGTCGGGATTCGTAAGTCCAGCCGGTGTTGTTCATGGGGCGGTCTACAGCGGGACAGTAGCGGCTGAGAGAGGCGCGGCTGTCAACGTAATGAAGGCCGGACAAGCAGGTATTGTGCAAAAGGAGAGCAAGGGGCAATGGAGCCAGCCCGCAGCAGCAGACCCGGTTCCGCAGATCATAAGCAGAGTCTCGCCGTCTGTTGTCGGCATTATCGGCAAAGCGGGCGGAGAAACCGGCGGGCCGGATGACCGCTACAATCTGACCCACGGCTCCGGCATTATCGTCAGAGCAGACGGATGGATCATTACCAATGCTCATGTGATGGCAGGGCTGGAGAAGGCAGTAGTGGTCACCTCAGACGGGACAAGCTATAACATCACAGATACATACTCGGATGAATTCAGTGATCTTGCATTGGTCAAAATCAAAGCCAAAGCCTTAAAGCCCGCAACCTTCGCGGGTAGCGCCGCCAAGCTTCAGGTAGGGGAGAAGGTGATAGCGATTGGGACGCCGATCTCTTTTTCCTTGAGAAATTCGGCTACTGTAGGCGTAATCAGCGGTCTCAACCGTTCGGTGGATGCGGCGTACCGGCTGATCCAGAGCGATACGGCGATCAATCCCGGCAACAGCGGAGGACCGCTGGTCAATATGAAGGGGGAGGTACTCGGGGTCAACAGTATGAAGTTCGCAGCTGTGGGTGTGGAGAATATGGGCTTCTCGATTCCCGCAGATACGGTGAAGTACATCATGAATCAGCTGCTCCAATATGGAGAGGTGCGGCGTCCGAGCCTTGGAGTGGAGCTTGAGGAGAGCTGGCCCGTGATTGTCGGACTGCCGGGGCAGGAGCCCTTGACGGTGACAAAGGTGCTTACGGCAGAAGCACGCAAGGCAGGAATTACGGCGGGGGATGCACTGTACGCCATAGACGGACACCGGGTAACCTCACTTGTCGATGTTAATGAGTTATTCAGACAGTACAAGCCGGGGGCAGTGGTCAAGCTGCTGATGCAGAGTGACGGCGATATCGTGGCCAGAAGCCTTGTTCTTGGACAAGGTGATCCTCTGGTGAGCGCCGCTAAGACGGAGGAGGAGACCGATGATCAGACGACAGAGTGAGGAGGCGGCAGATACAGCCGTGCCGGGAAGCAGGGCGGGACAACTACGGCGCGGAGTGACTGTTATTGTAGTCCTTTTGTTGCTGCTCAGCCTATTTCCTGTGGGAAAGGCCCAGGCGGCGGAGGGTGCTCTGCTACAGCTTAGTCTTCAAGCGGGCAGTGCTTCTGCAACGGTTAACGGGAAGCCGGTCACGATCCCGAAGCCTTTTTCGGAGAATGGAACGCTGCTGGTCCCGCTGGGGATTTTCAAAAAAGCCTTCGGCAGCACCGTCTCCCTGCAAGGCGATGATGTGGTGAAGATTATGTACGGGCCGCATACCGGTGCGATGACGATAGGCAGTACGACTGCCTGGAAGGATGGCGTCAAAATCAAGCTCGCCGCGCCCCCGCGTATGGTATCCGGTGTGCTGATGGTGCCGCTGAGATTCGTGGCTGAAGTGCTCGGCGCGCGGATGGCTCCGGCGGAGGGTGGAGGAGTACTGGTTACGCTATCTTCTCCGGTAGCAGCAGTAGACGCTCTAGCGCAGAGCGGGATCGACAGTGACGCCGGCAAAACCCGGATCGGCAACAGTTATCTGGAGTGGAGCATGAACTATCCGCCAGGGCTGGTGGTAGGCGACAGCGGAGGGAATGAGAGCGTAGCGACTTTTACAAGTGCAGAGAACGGTTACTATCTGGAGGTGCATGCTTCGCCGCTGGCCGTTCCGCTTGATCCCGAAGGGCTGCTGGAGAATCTGGTCCGCTCTTCGGAAGAGGGCGGGGAGATTGTGCTCGACCGGGAGGCTGTGTCTAAGGCCAAGGTTCCTTACGCCCGGACTGTGAGCAAGGATTCGAGCGGCGCGCTCTGGGAGGGCAGGCAATATTATGCCGGAGGCAGGCTGTATGAGATCTATCTGACAGATGATAATGCAGCGAATTATAAGGACTTGGGCAAATACGCGGCGCTGCTGAATTCGTTTCAGCCCTCTTTTGACGCATCCGACCGGAGCATCCGCGATCTCTCCACCATCCGCAACGGCCTGCGCGCAGGCTACAACGATGATTACGGGATTGCACTTAAGGTCCCTGCCGACTGGAGTGCAGATGACCAGCAGCTCTACTATGCAGGCAAGCAAGGAAGTTATCTGCGTGTAAAAGTAAGCTCCGCCCCTGCGGGCTCCACGCTGGCAAGCTGGAACGAGGAACTGCGTTCTCAGCTCCGTGACACCTATGTGGCTGAGGCTTACACCTTGAAGGACAGCGTAGCGGGCAAGGTCTCCGGTGAGCCGGTGCTGATCAATGAGATCGGGCTTAACCCGGGCAGCGGGTGGAGCACCGAATACCAGATTTTGCTGCTGAAGAACGGGTACCGTTATTATTTTGAATATGTTGCGGCTTCCGGGCCGGGGCAGAGTAGTGATCAGGCGCGCTTCACAGAGGTGCTGAACTCGGTCGATATTGATTTTGCCCAGACCAAGAGCAACTTCGGACGCCTGGCGTCAGAGGATTATAACCAGCTCAGCCAGAATTCGGTCACCAAGATTTCCAAAACCTACGGCTATAAGCTTGAGATTCCGCGGCTCTGGAGCCCGGTTCAGGATCTGTTTGAGAGCCAGAGTGTGGAATACCGCTTCACCGGCGGCCGGTTCCAGCTCTACGCCAGCCCCGAGGTTACGCCGGAATATGCCATCGGCCAGCTGCAGAGCTATTACCAGAACACCAAGCAAGACCCTAAGGGACCACAGGTAAAAAGCGTCACAGAAACTACCTTCGCCGGTATGCCGGCCACGATACTCACTGTTGAGCAGACCAAGAGCGGCATCCCGGTGGGCACGAAGATCATCGTCTTCAGCCGCAACGATGTGGTTTATACGCTCACTGTCACACTGAACACCGCCAACGCCACGGCGAGCCAGCAGGCGGTGCTGGAGCGGGTGCTGGGGTCGTTTGGGTGGGTGGGGGAGTAGGGGGAGAATACGAGTAGGAGTATATGAAAAAAACCGTCCCAGCTGCTGATCAGCTGGGACGGTTTTTTTGTAACAAACGAATAATATTTTTACTTAAGCCTGATAAACAAAATTATGCTTTACATCCTTTAACAGCGGTGCTTGTTCATCCTTAGCAGACAGTACAGGAATTACATCGATCGGCCATTCAATGGCAATATCGGGGTCATTCCAAAGAATTCCGCCGTCACATTCGGGTGCGTACAGCTCATCGCATTTGTACTGGACCTCGACATCCTCCGTTAGTGTCATGAAGCCGTGGGCGAACCCTTTGGGGATGAGCAGCTGTTTCTTATTCTCGGCATTGAGTTCAATGCCATACCACTTGCCGTAGGAAGGACTGCCTTGACGGATATCCACAGCTACATCAAAGATCGAACCGCGTGTACACCGTACAAGCTTGGTCTGTGCCTTCGGGTTAAGCTGGAAGTGAAGCCCACGTAGAGTACCTTTTACAGCTGAATAAGACTGATTGTCTTGAACGAACTGATACCGAAGCTCTTGTTCATGGAATTTAGCCTCGCTGTAGGTCTCCATGAACCAGCCACGGTGGTCTCCGAAGACTGCCGGTTCAACGACAAGAACATCCTCCAGATGGGTTTTGATAAACTTCATTGTATCCACTCTTTCTATGGTTTAAAATTGGATTTTACCTGTAGCGACCTTAATTAAATATTGGCCGTATCCGGTCTTGCTCAGCTTATGCCCGCATTCCAGGAGATGTTCCTTGGTGATCCAGCCATTAATGAAAGCGATTTCTTCGGGTGCAGAGATTTTGATCCCTTGATGGTCTTCAATCGTTCTGACGAAGTTGGTGGCATCCACCAGACTCTGGTGGGTTCCGGTATCAAGCCAAGTAAATCCGCGTCCAAGCAGAGCAACATCCAGCTCACCCAGCTTCAGATAGGCTTCATTAATCGAAGTGATTTCCAGCTCACCGCGGTGCGACGGCTTGACTTCCTTAGCAATAGAAATTACCCGGTTGTCATAGAAATAAAGGCCGGTAACCGCATAATTGGATTTTGGATGCTCCGGTTTCTCTTCGATGCTGAGGACCTTGCCGTCTTCGTCAAATTCCACCACACCAAAACGTTCGGGATCGGGAACATGGTAGCCGAATACAGTCGCTCCGCTTGTTTTATCGGCAGCTTGTTTCAACATCCTAGTCATTCCATTGCCGTAATATATATTATCTCCGAGCACCATGGCTACGGAGTCTTTCCCGATGAAGTCTTCCCCCAGAATAAAAGCCTGCGCCAGCCCGTCAGGACTTGGCTGTACCTTGTATTGCAACGAGATTCCGAACTGGGAGCCGTCTCCGAGTAAATTTTCAAAGCGCGGTGTGTCTTCAGCGGTAGAGATGATAAGAATTTCTCGGATGCCTGCCAGCATTAATGTGGACAGCGGATAATAGATCATGGGTTTATCATAGACCGGCAGTAATTGTTTGCTGGTTACCATTGTGAGAGGGTATAGCCGGGTTCCGCTTCCTCCCGCAAGAATTATGCCTTTCATAACTGTTTCAACTCTCCTTTTGCTGCATATAAATTTTGGGAACGATGAGATCATTTACGTATTTATTCTTTTCTATTCATATTTTACGCTGGTTCTTCTTCATTTGTCTATTAAAGCGGGAGCTCCTGGCCTATTTTAAGATAGATCCCTAGGGAAAGCAAAATCCAAGTGTTTCTATTTTACTGGCAGACAGCTGTGATATTTGATACAATTAATAAGTTAAAAAGCTGTAAATGACCCGCCGAACAGGCGGTTTGGGAGGATATAAATGAAAGAGCAAGGAATACGCAGAGAAGACGTAGAGCTGCTGGCTCCGGCGGGAGATTGGGACTGTATGCGTGCAGCGGTGGCGAACGGGGCGGATGCTGTCTTTTTTGGCGTAGAGAAATTCAATGCACGGGCCAGAGCGAACAACTTCCGGATGGACGAGCTGCCGGAGATTATGGCGTTTCTGCACAGCTATGGAGTGAAGGGGTTCCTGACCTTTAATATACTGGTGTTCGAGAATGAGCTGCCGGATGCCAAGGGACTGATTGATGCCTGCGTGGACGCGGGTGTGGATGCCGTTATCGTTCAGGACCTGGGGCTGGTGCAGATGATCCGCGAGATCTCGCCGGACTTCCCGATTCACGGTTCTACTCAGATGACGATTACCTCGCCGGAAGCGGTGGAATTCACGAAGCCATGGGGGCTGGAACGTGTAGTCCTTGGCCGTGAAAATAATCTGAAGCAGATCCGCACGATTGGCGAGCAAGCCCGCCTGCCGATGGAGGTATTCGTGCATGGTGCGCTCTGCGTGTCTTATTCGGGCCAGTGTCTGACCTCCGAGATGTGGGGCGGACGCTCCGCGAACCGCGGGGAATGCGCCCAGGCCTGCCGTCTGCCGTATGATCTGATGATTGACGGTGAAGTGAAGCCGATGGGCGATGTGACTTACCTGCTGTCGCCGAAGGATCTTGCCGCCATCGACCTGATGCCGGAGCTGATTGAAGCCGGAGTAACCTCGTTCAAGATCGAAGGCCGGCTCAAAACCCCGGAATATGTCGCTAATGTGGTCAGTAAGTATCGTAAGGCGATTGATAAGTATTTTGAAGGTAACTGGACGCCGACCTCGAAGGAAGACATGCGTGAGCTGCAACAGAGCTTCTCACGCGGGTTCACGAATGGTTTCCTTGAAGGCACTAATAATAAGAAGTTAGTCGATGGCACCTTCCCGAAAAGCCGCGGGGTGTACCTGGGCACCGTGGAACAGATCCTGCGCGATGGTGTAGTCTGCCGCATTCATGCTCCGCTTAAGCGCGGAGACGGCATTGTGTTCGATGCCGGAGATCCGACGAAGAAGGAAGAGGGCGGCCGAGTCTATGATCTGCGGCGCAAGGGCGTCAAGCTGGAGGGTGAGGCCGGAGAAGGCTGGATTATTGACATCGTTCCTGGCCGTAATGACGTCGATCTGCGCCGTCTGCATGTGGGGGACCGCATCTGGAAGACAAACGACCCGGCGCTCGACAAGGCGCTGCGCCAGTCCTACGAGACCGAGAAGCCGTACCGGGTATTCCCGGTTCATGTGCGGGTACAGGGCTGCGTTGGCGAGAAGCTGACGACCTGGTGGACAGACGTTCAGAAGAACGTCACTGTCCGTGTGGATTCGGAGCTCGCGCTGGAGACAGCGCAGAAGCGTCCGATGGATACCGCGCTGCTGGAAGAACAATTCGGCCGCCTGGGCGGGACCCTGTTCCAGCTTGAAGCGCTGGAGTCGCATCTGCAAGGCGACGTGATCGTACCCATGCGCGAGCTGAACAGCATCCGCCGCCAGGCGGTGGAACTGCTTGCAGGCGAGCGCCCTAAGCCTCCCGTGTATGTGAAACGGGAGGTAGAGGTCTACGGCGGCGCCTCACGCAGGGGCGCCGCAGCGGTTGTGGGCAGGGGTGATGCGGAGCTCACCGCGCTGTGCCGCAGCCTGCCGCAGGTGCAGGCTGCACTCGAAGCCGGCGTAACGAATATCTACGCCGATTTCGAGTTCATCAAGCAGTTCCCGGCGGCAGTAGACGCTGTGCGGGCTGCTGGGGCCAGCATTGCGCTGGCCACCCCGCGCATCCATATGCCGAACGAGAACGGCTACCATGCCAACATCCTGCGGCTGCAGCCGGATGCTGTGCTGGTCCGCAACACGGGTGCGCTGTATTATTACCTGCGCCACCGCAGGGAGCACCCGGAGGCTGCGCATCCCCGGCTGATCGGCGATTTCTCACTTAATATCGCCAATCACCGGGCAGTAGATCTGTTCCTGGACGCCGGTTGTGACATGGTGACACCATCGTATGACCTGAACATTCAACAGATGGTGGATCTGCTCGGGCACAGCGACACCTCCCGTATGGAGGTTGTCATCCACCAGCATCTGCCGATGTTCCATACAGAACACTGCGTCTACTGTACCTTCATGAGCGAAGGCACGGATTACACCAACTGCGGCCGTCCTTGTGAGGAGCAGCGGGCCTCGCTGCAGGACCGGATCGGCATGTCTCATCCCGTCCGAGTGGACGAAGGCTGCCGCAACACTGTCTATAACGCGGTAGAGCAGTCGGGCGCTGAATACCTCAATAACTTCCGTGAGTTAGGCGTAGCTTCTTTCCGTGTAGAGTTCCTGGAGGAAACTCCAGAGCAGGTAGCAGAGGTCATTAATCTCTACAGCCGCGCACTGCGTGGCGAAATCTCCGGTACCCAGGTTTGGAAAAGCCTGAAGGCTACTAACCAGCTCGGGGTAACCCGTGGGCAGTTGGTGAATGCGAAGTAAATAAATCAGGCCCAACCCCAAGAGGGCTGATTTCGTGTGTTTCACGCACATAACCGGCTAAGGCCATAATAAAAGGCCCGGCAGAAGCCGGAGCCATCCAACCAGATGGCTCCGCTATTCTTCCGGGTCCTTTTTTTGCATCCTGGCCCCATTCCACTAATGCTTATACCCAAATACATCTCTCACAACGGGAACAGCTCCGGCCAGATATCCAGCTTTTCACCGCAGGCTGGACAGTTTACATGGCCGCACAGATAGGGAAGTTGCTCCAGCAGTTGACCGTTCTTGATGGTATAAGCTGCTTGCCACAGGCGTGCTAACGGGCTGTCTTCCGGCCGGACACTGCCAATCTCGGAAGGCGTAATAGCTTGACCATTCTCCTTGCCGTTGAACACCGGATCGTCTGAATAGGCGGTCATACCGGGGCTGTTCTCATTTGGCCAAATATACATTTCCTCATAACAGTTCGGGCATCCGACCATGTATTCATCGCCTTCCGAATAGATCAACAATATACCCGCTACTGCCCGATCTCCCCGGTAAGCAGCATCTGCGGCTAGGATGTATCGTTTCTCCTGATCATCCTTTTGAGCCCCCTCCGCATAGCGAAAGATCTCTTCTGACAGCATGCCCAGTTGTTCAACGGCAGTTAGGTAGGCCGTATAAATCTCTTGAACAAGCTCCTCAGCAAGCGGCGGGTTCTGATGTGCAAATTCAGCAGGAAGATTTCCGCTGTGGACTGTCAACTGATTTGCCACGAAGATCCCGCAGCTCGCATAGATATCCATTCGAACTTCGGGATCATCCGACTCCCTGGCAAGCTGCGACAAATAAGGCAAAGCAGCATAAGTAATGCTGTAAATCGAGTCCTGATGGAACAGATGCTCCCAGTAGAGCTCATCTTTAACCTCTGCGGTGTAGTCCTCCTGCAACTGTTGCAGCAAGCCAGGGACCGCTTCGGACGAACCAAAAGGACCGTGAAGCTGTTGCCACACCGGACTGGATAATTCTAACATGGCTATCCTCCTCTACAAAATACTTGTTATAGTGCTGTTATATCAACATCCAATGAGACCGTCAACGCCGGGTGTACACCCGGAACGATCGTCCCTATTTGTCCCTGCCTTAGTATACTGCCCAAAATCAGCAGGAACTGTTATAATTGAGATTATGAGTATATCTGTTAAAGGAGCCATGAGATGAAGATCCGTAAAGCGATTATTCCCGCTGCCGGTTTAGGAACCCGCTTCCTGCCTGCGACCAAAGCGATGCCCAAGGAAATGCTGCCCATCGTAGACAAACCAACGATTCAATATATTGTGGAGGAGGCGGTAGCTTCCGGGATCGAAGATATTATTATTGTGACAGGTAAAGGCAAGCGTGCAATCGAAGACCATTTCGATAATTCATTCGAACTGGAATTCAATCTGGCAGAGAAGCAGAAGTGGGAGCTGCTGGAATCGGTGCGCAAATCCTCCGAGATGGCCGACATCCACTACATTCGTCAAAAAGAACCGCGCGGTCTCGGACATGCTATCTGGTGTGCACGGAAGTTCATCGGTAACGAGCCCTTCGCCGTCCTGCTGGGGGATGACATCGTGGAGTCGAACAAGCCTTGCCTGAAGCAGATGATCGAAGTATACGATCAATACAGATCATCCATTGTTGGTGTGCAGCCTGTGCCTTGGGAAGAGGTGTCCCGCTACGGGGTAGTGGACAGTTCTGAAATAGCAGAACGTGTCTACAGAGCCAACCGGCTTGTAGAAAAACCAAAGCGTGAGGACGCTCCATCCAACCTCGCAATCCTGGGAAGGTATATCCTGACTCCGCGTATCTTTGATATGCTTGGCGAACAGCAGGTAGGTGTAGGTGGCGAGATTCAGCTTACAGATGCGATTTCCCGTTTAAGCGAAGTAGAGCGGATTATTGCTTATGACTTTGAAGGCAGACGGCATGACGTCGGCGAGAAGATGGGTTTCATCCAAACGACCATTCATTATGCGCTTCAGCATGAAGAGCTTAAGGAAGGGCTGTTGGAGTATTTGAAGGAAGTTATTGAGCAGGAAGAACGGCTGTATACCAAATAATATATAAAAAGCGAACCACTGTACTCAGACAGTAGTTCGCTTTTTTAAATTATTGAAGGTCCTTAAAGTTGGTATTAACAATCTCATTTATCCGATCAGCTTCTGCAGGATCAGCTGCAATCAGTTTTCCGTAGACCACCTGATCTTGGTCGCTTCCTGATTTTGCAAGTGCCGCTAGGTACCAACGTGCAATCTCACGATTATTTGGATCACTGTAATCCTCACCCAATCCAGACTTTAGGGTAGATATGGCCGTCTGTAGTGCTGGAGCCTGCTCTTGTGCAGACATTACTTGGATTTTTCCAGCATTGAGCGTAATAGCAAGTGGAATATTTTTCGCTTGCAGATCTGAGCTTATTTGTCTGTAGGCTATCTGTCCGATCTCCAAATGCAGTGTCTTATCGGCATCATTCTTCTGAGTATACGCCTGTTGAGCCAAGTCATATGCGCGAGTAATTAGCAAGCTATACCAGTTGGTATCCCAGAGACTTGCGCTATTAATGACATCAGAGTACTGATCGTTGAAGCCCATTTTCAAGGCAGCGGCTGCAGCTTCATTATTGCCTGTAAGTAACTGAAGTCTGCCAGCGTTCAATGCCATCGTAGGTGTAACAGAGAACGGACGGCCCTGCAATTGCTCAGGCGGCAAGGTTTTCAAATGCTCCACGCCATCCACAACATGCTTATACGCATCCAGGCCGGTCGTGAGGTATTCTTGTTTCTTGGCTTCATCCTTCTGCTCAGTAGCTGCTGCAGCAAGTGTCTGAGCGCGGTTAATTAATGACTCATACCAGGTGATATCCCAGTTGAATTTGTAGGCATTGTCGCTGTATACTGCTAACGCCATGTCAGGTTGGCCCTTCAGATCGTAATAGCTGGCCAGTTGATTCAATAGATTTTTATTGTAAGGCTCATCTTTCAAAGCACGCGTCAACACAGTGGATACTTCAGCCAGATACTGCTCATCTTGAGTTTGCTTGAATACCTGCATGTCAAGAGAGGACAAGTATAATGCTGCTTCCGGATGGTATGGACGGGCATCTAATGCTTTGACCAACGGAGTTTTGATCTCCTCATAGGAAGTACTCACAGAAACTAAGTTTTTGCCCTTGAGTGCAGCATTGCTGGACCCGATGTAGCTGCTCGACAGGAACAGCAGGAATATTGTGCCGATGGTCAGAACAGCCATGTATCCCATCCGAATGCCGGCTTTATTCCAGTTCTGACGGAGCGGTTTGTTATCCATTACAGCACCCATACCAGCCAGACCGATGAACACTAGAATACCCATGAACGCGTAACTCATATTAAAGTCCAGCAGACTGTGTACAAGGATAGACAGCGCAATAATGTAGAAGAAGAAGCCGTTATTGAACTCATCCTTGTCACGCTTCAGGTAAGCACGGATATATTTGTAGAAAATAAATCCGATAAAGCCCATAAACACAATGAACCCGACAATGCCGACTTCAATCAAATACTGCAGGAAGAAGTTATGGACCTGACGGCTCACATAAGGATTGTTCTGGTATTCTTCATATAAAGCAGACCAGCCGCCCCCACCCGATCCGAGAATCGGATAATCCTTCACTACTTTCATGGCATCCTTATAGAAAGTAAAGCGTTCGAGTACACTGTGCTGCTTGAAGTTGATGTTCTCCAGCCGCGTCTCGATATTATCCGGTAAAACACTTTTCAAGCCTGTCCCAATCAGCAGGAAAGCAACAACAGCTACAGCCACGATTGATCCGAGTGGAATCCATAGTCCTGTGAATTTGCGTGTTTCCGAGCCGCCGAGTTTCCCATGCAGCCACGGTGCAACATAACGTTGAATCAACCATCCCAGAGCAGCAACCACTGCCGAGGCTCCGATCAGATAGGCCCAGGCTTTAAGTGCTGCTGATGAGGTATAAGCCGTATTTAACTCTGTGCCAAGTGTTGTTAGCGGGTTGGTAACCAGCAGAGCCGCCAGGCCAGATAGCGCAAGATGAATAATCCAGAGAATCTGCTGCGCAGGCTTCAAGAACAGCAGGAGCAGGATGAACACTACCGGCAGCATGACAAGTCCCCCACGGGATAAGGTCAGCAGCAGAGAT
The window above is part of the Paenibacillus sp. FSL H8-0048 genome. Proteins encoded here:
- a CDS encoding S1C family serine protease yields the protein MGMGRSGTARGRVVLLGTMLWVLSGFVSPAGVVHGAVYSGTVAAERGAAVNVMKAGQAGIVQKESKGQWSQPAAADPVPQIISRVSPSVVGIIGKAGGETGGPDDRYNLTHGSGIIVRADGWIITNAHVMAGLEKAVVVTSDGTSYNITDTYSDEFSDLALVKIKAKALKPATFAGSAAKLQVGEKVIAIGTPISFSLRNSATVGVISGLNRSVDAAYRLIQSDTAINPGNSGGPLVNMKGEVLGVNSMKFAAVGVENMGFSIPADTVKYIMNQLLQYGEVRRPSLGVELEESWPVIVGLPGQEPLTVTKVLTAEARKAGITAGDALYAIDGHRVTSLVDVNELFRQYKPGAVVKLLMQSDGDIVARSLVLGQGDPLVSAAKTEEETDDQTTE
- a CDS encoding stalk domain-containing protein translates to MIRRQSEEAADTAVPGSRAGQLRRGVTVIVVLLLLLSLFPVGKAQAAEGALLQLSLQAGSASATVNGKPVTIPKPFSENGTLLVPLGIFKKAFGSTVSLQGDDVVKIMYGPHTGAMTIGSTTAWKDGVKIKLAAPPRMVSGVLMVPLRFVAEVLGARMAPAEGGGVLVTLSSPVAAVDALAQSGIDSDAGKTRIGNSYLEWSMNYPPGLVVGDSGGNESVATFTSAENGYYLEVHASPLAVPLDPEGLLENLVRSSEEGGEIVLDREAVSKAKVPYARTVSKDSSGALWEGRQYYAGGRLYEIYLTDDNAANYKDLGKYAALLNSFQPSFDASDRSIRDLSTIRNGLRAGYNDDYGIALKVPADWSADDQQLYYAGKQGSYLRVKVSSAPAGSTLASWNEELRSQLRDTYVAEAYTLKDSVAGKVSGEPVLINEIGLNPGSGWSTEYQILLLKNGYRYYFEYVAASGPGQSSDQARFTEVLNSVDIDFAQTKSNFGRLASEDYNQLSQNSVTKISKTYGYKLEIPRLWSPVQDLFESQSVEYRFTGGRFQLYASPEVTPEYAIGQLQSYYQNTKQDPKGPQVKSVTETTFAGMPATILTVEQTKSGIPVGTKIIVFSRNDVVYTLTVTLNTANATASQQAVLERVLGSFGWVGE
- the rfbC gene encoding dTDP-4-dehydrorhamnose 3,5-epimerase; protein product: MKFIKTHLEDVLVVEPAVFGDHRGWFMETYSEAKFHEQELRYQFVQDNQSYSAVKGTLRGLHFQLNPKAQTKLVRCTRGSIFDVAVDIRQGSPSYGKWYGIELNAENKKQLLIPKGFAHGFMTLTEDVEVQYKCDELYAPECDGGILWNDPDIAIEWPIDVIPVLSAKDEQAPLLKDVKHNFVYQA
- the rfbA gene encoding glucose-1-phosphate thymidylyltransferase RfbA; this encodes MKGIILAGGSGTRLYPLTMVTSKQLLPVYDKPMIYYPLSTLMLAGIREILIISTAEDTPRFENLLGDGSQFGISLQYKVQPSPDGLAQAFILGEDFIGKDSVAMVLGDNIYYGNGMTRMLKQAADKTSGATVFGYHVPDPERFGVVEFDEDGKVLSIEEKPEHPKSNYAVTGLYFYDNRVISIAKEVKPSHRGELEITSINEAYLKLGELDVALLGRGFTWLDTGTHQSLVDATNFVRTIEDHQGIKISAPEEIAFINGWITKEHLLECGHKLSKTGYGQYLIKVATGKIQF
- a CDS encoding DUF3656 domain-containing U32 family peptidase; its protein translation is MKEQGIRREDVELLAPAGDWDCMRAAVANGADAVFFGVEKFNARARANNFRMDELPEIMAFLHSYGVKGFLTFNILVFENELPDAKGLIDACVDAGVDAVIVQDLGLVQMIREISPDFPIHGSTQMTITSPEAVEFTKPWGLERVVLGRENNLKQIRTIGEQARLPMEVFVHGALCVSYSGQCLTSEMWGGRSANRGECAQACRLPYDLMIDGEVKPMGDVTYLLSPKDLAAIDLMPELIEAGVTSFKIEGRLKTPEYVANVVSKYRKAIDKYFEGNWTPTSKEDMRELQQSFSRGFTNGFLEGTNNKKLVDGTFPKSRGVYLGTVEQILRDGVVCRIHAPLKRGDGIVFDAGDPTKKEEGGRVYDLRRKGVKLEGEAGEGWIIDIVPGRNDVDLRRLHVGDRIWKTNDPALDKALRQSYETEKPYRVFPVHVRVQGCVGEKLTTWWTDVQKNVTVRVDSELALETAQKRPMDTALLEEQFGRLGGTLFQLEALESHLQGDVIVPMRELNSIRRQAVELLAGERPKPPVYVKREVEVYGGASRRGAAAVVGRGDAELTALCRSLPQVQAALEAGVTNIYADFEFIKQFPAAVDAVRAAGASIALATPRIHMPNENGYHANILRLQPDAVLVRNTGALYYYLRHRREHPEAAHPRLIGDFSLNIANHRAVDLFLDAGCDMVTPSYDLNIQQMVDLLGHSDTSRMEVVIHQHLPMFHTEHCVYCTFMSEGTDYTNCGRPCEEQRASLQDRIGMSHPVRVDEGCRNTVYNAVEQSGAEYLNNFRELGVASFRVEFLEETPEQVAEVINLYSRALRGEISGTQVWKSLKATNQLGVTRGQLVNAK
- the galU gene encoding UTP--glucose-1-phosphate uridylyltransferase GalU, giving the protein MKIRKAIIPAAGLGTRFLPATKAMPKEMLPIVDKPTIQYIVEEAVASGIEDIIIVTGKGKRAIEDHFDNSFELEFNLAEKQKWELLESVRKSSEMADIHYIRQKEPRGLGHAIWCARKFIGNEPFAVLLGDDIVESNKPCLKQMIEVYDQYRSSIVGVQPVPWEEVSRYGVVDSSEIAERVYRANRLVEKPKREDAPSNLAILGRYILTPRIFDMLGEQQVGVGGEIQLTDAISRLSEVERIIAYDFEGRRHDVGEKMGFIQTTIHYALQHEELKEGLLEYLKEVIEQEERLYTK
- a CDS encoding O-antigen ligase family protein, producing the protein MASLLLPATYALSLIGAASHYMAMNLLFVQSMYVAIFIIALYLLQQKQLNVVIQNAILAIAYFIVGFGLLNWLGSWKFAGGLVGWFSNTVGNGKYLDAVMTDSNGLRLTSIFQYANTYAAFLMAFLFVAVYALVRSKKWYGTLTHSFMLVPIIVSLLLTLSRGGLVMLPVVFILLLLFLKPAQQILWIIHLALSGLAALLVTNPLTTLGTELNTAYTSSAALKAWAYLIGASAVVAALGWLIQRYVAPWLHGKLGGSETRKFTGLWIPLGSIVAVAVVAFLLIGTGLKSVLPDNIETRLENINFKQHSVLERFTFYKDAMKVVKDYPILGSGGGGWSALYEEYQNNPYVSRQVHNFFLQYLIEVGIVGFIVFMGFIGFIFYKYIRAYLKRDKDEFNNGFFFYIIALSILVHSLLDFNMSYAFMGILVFIGLAGMGAVMDNKPLRQNWNKAGIRMGYMAVLTIGTIFLLFLSSSYIGSSNAALKGKNLVSVSTSYEEIKTPLVKALDARPYHPEAALYLSSLDMQVFKQTQDEQYLAEVSTVLTRALKDEPYNKNLLNQLASYYDLKGQPDMALAVYSDNAYKFNWDITWYESLINRAQTLAAAATEQKDEAKKQEYLTTGLDAYKHVVDGVEHLKTLPPEQLQGRPFSVTPTMALNAGRLQLLTGNNEAAAAALKMGFNDQYSDVINSASLWDTNWYSLLITRAYDLAQQAYTQKNDADKTLHLEIGQIAYRQISSDLQAKNIPLAITLNAGKIQVMSAQEQAPALQTAISTLKSGLGEDYSDPNNREIARWYLAALAKSGSDQDQVVYGKLIAADPAEADRINEIVNTNFKDLQ